Proteins co-encoded in one Acipenser ruthenus chromosome 3, fAciRut3.2 maternal haplotype, whole genome shotgun sequence genomic window:
- the LOC117394520 gene encoding transthyretin-like isoform X2 — protein sequence MVTSTFFVVFAVTAFLCNAAPLDHKSHGETDSKCPLMVKVLDAVNGILAAKVAIKVHRQAEDTSWQLIASGVTDDTGEVHNLIPEADFTKGMYKVELDTKSYWKSMGATPFHEVADFHQVIYSNNPKVDIRPEMASIQHP from the exons ATGGTAACCTCCACTTTCTTTGTTGTATTTGCTGTAACGGCTTTTCTTTGTAATGCAGCACCACTG gacCACAAAAGCCATGGTGAAACTGATAGCAAGTGCCCTCTCATGGTGAAAGTTCTTGATGCAGTCAATGGAATTCTCGCTGCTAAGGTGGCGATTAAAGTCCATCGACAGGCAGAGGATACAAGCTGGCAGTTGATCGCTAGCGG TGTTACAGATGACACTGGCGAAGTCCATAACTTAATCCCAGAGGCCGATTTCACCAAAGGAATGTACAAGGTGGAGCTTGACACAAAATCCTACTGGAAATCCATGGGTGCTACCCCCTTCCACGAAGTGGCAGAT TTTCATCAGGTTATCTACAGTAACAACCCCAAAGTGGACATCAGACCAGAAATGGCATCCATTCAGCACCCCTGA
- the LOC117394520 gene encoding transthyretin-like isoform X1, translating to MVTSTFFVVFAVTAFLCNAAPLDHKSHGETDSKCPLMVKVLDAVNGILAAKVAIKVHRQAEDTSWQLIASGVTDDTGEVHNLIPEADFTKGMYKVELDTKSYWKSMGATPFHEVADVVFQANNDGHRHYTLAVLLSPFSYTTTAVVSKAHE from the exons ATGGTAACCTCCACTTTCTTTGTTGTATTTGCTGTAACGGCTTTTCTTTGTAATGCAGCACCACTG gacCACAAAAGCCATGGTGAAACTGATAGCAAGTGCCCTCTCATGGTGAAAGTTCTTGATGCAGTCAATGGAATTCTCGCTGCTAAGGTGGCGATTAAAGTCCATCGACAGGCAGAGGATACAAGCTGGCAGTTGATCGCTAGCGG TGTTACAGATGACACTGGCGAAGTCCATAACTTAATCCCAGAGGCCGATTTCACCAAAGGAATGTACAAGGTGGAGCTTGACACAAAATCCTACTGGAAATCCATGGGTGCTACCCCCTTCCACGAAGTGGCAGAT GTGGTGTTTCAAGCAAATAATGATGGTCATCGTCATTATACTCTTGCAGTCCTCCTGAGTCCCTTCTCTTACACAACTACTGCTGTAGTCAGCAAAGCACATGAGTAA